The following are encoded together in the Candidatus Methylomirabilis oxygeniifera genome:
- a CDS encoding ATPase → MNDIHSELEFQYRPRWIAPVVQSGVTDHPVVVLSGARQVGKSTFLQHETPFSHWRYISLDDLDVLRQARMDPSALWAGVEQVVLDEVQKAPAMLSAVKQAVDRRHRRVRFVLSGSANLLLMRQVSESLAGRALYLSLLPMALGEMRGGPASNLLLNLLKGKMPGERRTERLPEELPTLMLRGCMPPLLTLSQPQTWIRWWEGYVTTYLERDLRQVSQIEALPDFRRLMQALALRSGQVLNQTEVARDIGMSQPTVHRYINLLETTGLLERLPAFARNRTKRIMKSPKIYWVDPGLAAYLSGHHEAEALYASREAGAIFETLILLHLRALMQLLVPRPHLYYWRTVTGKEIDFVIEQGRKLVAVEVKLGAVPRYTDAAGLRLFLDEYPETVAGVLIHSGDDVHYLDEKIIAVPWHLLAGGRTQEIPT, encoded by the coding sequence ATGAATGATATACATTCAGAGCTTGAATTTCAATATAGACCGCGCTGGATCGCTCCCGTCGTGCAATCTGGCGTCACCGATCACCCTGTGGTCGTCCTGTCGGGTGCCAGGCAGGTCGGTAAGAGCACTTTCCTACAGCACGAAACACCCTTCTCCCACTGGCGCTATATCAGTCTCGATGACCTCGATGTGTTACGTCAAGCCAGGATGGACCCCTCCGCCCTTTGGGCTGGGGTAGAGCAGGTGGTCCTGGATGAGGTGCAGAAGGCGCCGGCTATGCTCTCTGCTGTAAAGCAGGCTGTCGACCGACGTCACAGGAGGGTACGCTTCGTCCTTTCCGGTTCGGCCAATCTCCTTCTCATGCGTCAAGTCAGTGAAAGTCTGGCCGGCCGTGCCCTGTATTTGTCCCTGCTCCCTATGGCTCTCGGAGAGATGCGTGGAGGACCGGCGTCGAACCTCCTCCTCAATCTACTGAAGGGCAAGATGCCGGGCGAGAGGCGGACCGAACGATTGCCTGAGGAGTTGCCGACGCTCATGCTGCGCGGATGCATGCCTCCGCTATTGACCCTTTCCCAACCTCAGACATGGATCCGCTGGTGGGAAGGCTATGTGACGACGTATCTGGAGCGGGACTTACGCCAGGTATCGCAGATCGAAGCGTTACCGGATTTCCGGCGGCTTATGCAAGCCCTTGCCCTGCGCAGCGGTCAGGTTCTTAATCAGACTGAAGTTGCTCGGGATATCGGGATGAGCCAGCCTACCGTGCACCGCTATATCAACCTGCTTGAGACCACCGGCCTGCTGGAGCGGCTGCCTGCATTTGCCCGCAATCGTACGAAGCGGATCATGAAGTCTCCGAAGATCTATTGGGTTGACCCAGGGCTGGCGGCGTACCTTTCGGGTCATCACGAGGCTGAAGCCCTGTACGCCTCCCGAGAGGCGGGAGCCATCTTCGAGACGTTGATCCTGCTGCATCTGCGGGCGCTCATGCAATTGCTGGTGCCCAGGCCGCACCTGTACTATTGGCGGACGGTGACCGGAAAAGAGATCGACTTTGTCATTGAACAGGGGCGAAAGTTGGTAGCGGTGGAGGTCAAGCTTGGCGCTGTCCCGCGCTACACCGATGCAGCAGGGCTACGACTGTTTTTGGATGAATATCCGGAAACAGTAGCGGGTGTCTTGATTCATTCTGGTGATGACGTACACTATCTGGACGAGAAGATCATTGCCGTGCCATGGCATCTGCTCGCCGGCGGGCGGACGCAAGAGATCCCGACGTGA